TAATTCACCAAACTACCGGAGATGACAGGAAAAAGATAGCTGAGATATACCATTTAGTGAATCAGGTAGGATATTTTACTACCAACCGAACAGCGTTAATACTCAACTTTCTTTTTTACATAGACAAAATCTGTTTTCAGTTGCCAAAATATTTAAAAAGTCCTTACTTCGACTATGGATTCTTATACAAAAGATACGCATAGGTACGCTTTTGAGCTAGTTAAAGCTGCAAGGACAATGCCAGTCCATTTAGCTGAAAAGTTGCAACATATAAAACAATTGAGATTTAACTATCAGCTAAAGGCTTTAAGAAAAAGAATCAATAAAAGAATCACCTAAGGAGAGGCTATTAATATCATTTATTATTTTTGCTGTGTAGGTTTTTATGAAGTCCTCTCTTTAAATTGATCAGGTATTGGAAAATCTTCTCGTATTTGTTTTAAACGTTTTTTGTAAATAGTTTCGTAATCTGGATCACGACTTTTATAGGCGTTGTAATTTTGCCCTTCAAAATCTTCTTCTTTAATTAATTCTTCTACTTGCTTAATAAGGTCTCTATAGATATCTGCTCCAATAATCTGATCTTTAGTAAGTTCGCTCCCATTAGAATCAGCGTATTGAATAATCCCTTTGTAAGTAAAAAGCCATTGCCTCCTTGCTAGTGGATCTAATGCGATAACTTCTTTGACTATAAAGGTTGTACAAAGTTTGAACTTTACTTCTAAATCGTTAGTTTCAATCACAAAGGAAGGAGCTTATCTTCCCTAAATTGTAGATAACTATTTTGGAATTAATTCATACGGTTTGAATCCCTCAACAGGAATGGATATGATTTCATCTTCAGTTGAGTAATTTTGATTCATTTTTTTCTGCATCTCAGAATTACTCGCCAAAAAGAAAACACCAAGTGCAGCAATAAATGGGAAAAGGTTTTTTATTGTTTTCATTAGTTTTTTTCAGTAGAAAAGATCTCTAAACTCCAGAGAATTTAGTTATTCAATAAGTTCAAGAGTATAAACAATATCTTTGCAGTTATTTCTTTTGTCGAACTCTTTAGCTTCATCGCTTTCTAATGAGGCTCCAAATTTATTCATATCGGTGATATGAATTAACGTATGAGCTTTATGGTCATTTACTTTTACAAACTCATAGTCACTTACATAATCCTTAACCAAGCAACCAAAGAAATTCTCAGTAATTTCTTTTTCAAATTCTTCAAAAGTACAGCTAAAACTGGAAATAATGAGGGTATTCATAAAAAATGATCAGAACAATAGTTAGGGTTGTACTTTTTTATAGCATTTCTGTAAGGATAGACATATCTTTAGATTCTTCTGACATATCAGGAAATTTCATACTTTCAATACTAATAGAGTATGACGGTTGGGAATTTAATTAGCCTTTCATAGCTTCTTCAATAATAGAAATCTCTCTGGTGTTTCTTCTATTTAGTCCACGCAGGTCTAATTGAAAGCGTATTACCTCCAATGCAAGTTTGTTAAATCGAAAGGTTGCTTGTACATATCCATGTGAGTAATCAGATTCAAAATATCCAAAACCCTTCAAGTCTTTTACGAGGATATAACTATCAAAAATTTTGCTATACCATCTTATCAGCATACTGTTGTCCATAATGTCAGCTATAGCTATACGAGATATAGTTTTAGCTCTTACAGCGAAGTAATCATTAAGGTCCTGGTAGATAGGCAAAAAGAATTTCATTAACCCTTTCTAGCTGATCTTTCTCAACTCATCTTCTTGCTATGAACAAAGTTATAAAAAGCAACCATATTAGTCACAAATAAATCAAGAGAATTAACACCATTGTTTGGAGTCATATCTAAAACGGACAAACCTTAAACTTTAAAAACTCACCAATGAATTTCTTTAAAACCTCATTTGCTGTCAGCGATAGCTTTATCAAGTTCTTTTATAACTCTTGAACCTGCAAAGTCTAATGAGAAGATAGAAGTTACTCCATTATTAATTCAATCAACGAGGAGGACTTAGCGGTAAAAGACCTCATACCCAAGATAAAAAAAAGCTGAACTAAGACTTTTAAAAGTCAATATTCCAGTCGGATTAATGACTCCCTTACATATACATCCAGCACCAATACTGGTTTTTCTACAACAAGGAAAACTAAAACACTCAAGAGGTGAGACCATTAATTTTTTTAGCGCTGGAGAATCATTTATTGAAAGCGATAGTGGTTCTCCTTACTTATTTGAGAGCGTAGACAAAAAGCCAGCGTTCTTTTTGTCGGTGTGTCATCTGCTACTGGTCTACCTACAACAATTAATAAATAGTTAGTCCCAGTTTTTGCTATTAAAATAAATTCAAATATTTATAAATCCTGAAACCAAGCAAGGGATATGAAAACGGATCTTTATCTCATAACATATGTAATATGTAATCTCAATTTTAAGGCTATAAAAAACATAGGAAGCTAATCAGCTGCCACTAATCTATAGGACTATTGATCGATGGTTTCATTTGCTAGAGCAAGAACAAGATCATTGCTATCAAGGCTGTGGCCTGCGACAGAAAAAAGCATTAACAATCAAACATTTGAGTCGCACAAGTCAAAAAAGCTGATTGAAGATATTGCCGAGCAAAACAAGTGTTTCTTGGAAGCAAGCAAGAATGGTGGAATGTGGTTTTCTTAGAGCATTGACTTAAAGGCAGAGTTGAGACCTATCTCTGAATGATATCGGCGGAAGGTTAGGGCTGAGATAAAGCTCTCCAAAACAAGCTAATAGTTTTGGTTGAATTTATTTAATTAGAATATAAAAAATAGATAAAAAATTATTTGGGTGATTCATTAAATCAAGCAAAGCATTGAAACTTAAAATATCGAATTCTATAACAAGAAATAAATTATTGAAGATCAATTATTTATTGGCCTCTTCCTCAATGTATTTTTTAAGGGTATAACCATGACAATCAAATGGATATTCTGCCCTAGTCATCTCGCTTGCCTGAGTCTTATCAGCATCATTACCTCTAAATTTCCGACAATCACATATAAAGTCCATCTTGGTTCCATCCTTATAATCTTTCACTCTCGTATCTAGCCATTCTTTTGCTTGCTCAGGCATCTCATTACAAGCAATCCATGACCCCCAGAACAGTGCATCAAACATTTGTATTGCTTCTGCTCTTTTATTTGGCCCTGCCAAGTCCTCACAAAAATTTCTTACTGGACAGTCTTTTCTACTGATATAAAACTTTTTAGCTTGATTCTCATAACCTCTTACATATATTTTTTTATTATTTACTGCGTCCAAAGCAGCGTTTAATTGATCTCCTCCGAATGTATTGGTTATTCTAGCTTTATCAATTGATATCTGATCAGTAAGTTCCGTTTCACTTTCAGTAGCGATATCATCTCTTCTGACATCAAATTGTCCAAGCACTTCAATTTGTTCAGTCATATAGGTGCAACTCATCTTCCATTAGATTGAATGATTTTATTCTAATTTGTGCAAAACGATCTATGGCTTAAAAAGAAAAGTCCTTTTAATTATTAATTCATGTCTCTTCCCAATTATTTCGTTTTTTGAAAGAACTTTTCCATTTCTAACTTGGTACTCTAATCCAATAAATTGATTGCTTAATTGATCCATTTGACAGACTCTTTTGGAAACTCTCTTTATTTTCCATTTCCTTTGCATTCCGCCATCAACTTGTTTCCAGTCTTTTATCCACATGAGGTAAGTTCCTCCCTCATGAACCCATTTATCACATTCTCTTTTAGCCTCTATTTCGTCAAAAGCGTCTGCATTCAGAGAAAAAAAAAGACAAAAAAATATTGCGAAAAATAATGAGCGTTTCATAAAGCAATGATGATTTGAAAGTTCATTTCTCAAACCAAATCAAGTCATGTAATCCAACTCTCAGATAAGAAAAAGATGAGTTTGCGCAACCATGTATTAACTAGATTCTCAATATAAGTCAATTTGTTTCTTAAGTTTATATCAGATTAATTTTATAAATATTAGCTGACTTGTTGATGCTGCAATTACAACTAAAAAGCTATGACTAATTGATTGTCACACCATTACAGTTAAAGCCACTGCACTGAAGCTTGAATAAGAGAGATAAAACATAATGATGGAAAGTTGGAAAAGCCTTATCTAGGCCAATAAAAAAAATCAATAAAGAAATTAAAGTCATTGAAAGGTATTGCATCCAATGAATTCCAAGACTATCTAATCCACGGTTATTAAAATCTTTGATATCAATTTAATTTTTGTAAAATCCTAACCCAAAAATTATGTAGTTACTTTGATTAAGCGGGACTTTAGAAGAAATTTGTTTATGGAATACTTTATTGAAAGGATTTTTCCATAAATTCCATCTAAATGTTGAATTATCGGCTTAAAAGGATTCATGTCCATTGTCTTTTCCTAAAGCTAAACGATTACTGAAGTGCCAATTTGAAATGCACCAGCCAGGAGAAGTAACGCAGGAAGATTCCAAAGGATTAAAACTTTTAAAGCAGTTTTTTTATATGTTGCAGCATTCATTTTGGTTTTAAAAATTAAGAGAAACTTAGAATTCAAACTTTGATGAGTGGAATATAAGAAAGTTTGTGGTTTGAGTTAGGTTCGGTCAGGGTAGGGCTAACCGTGAAATTAATTTTTCTTCTGTATTTGAAAAACTATTAGCCACGCATCATGTGAATTAGCAAACCCGTGAAAACAGCAAGTTTTCCAGCTACAAAATAAGGAATAAACTTTTTGATTATTGTTTTAGATATTTCTTTTATAGACTCAGTCATATCAGACCTAAGCTACCAAAAGTGAAACCAACTCCGCAGAAGAAAGCAAATTCAGCTAAATCTCTGCATCCTGATGGGATAGAATTTAATGCAACGTTAATTCGTTGAGCCATTTGACCTTGTACTCGCAGGTGAATGTGAAAAGTTACTATAAAATTAAGAACAAATACTCAGACACGTGACAGTTCAAAGGTGGGGTTTTCGAGAATTAGTTCAACTTATGATTCAGAATCTCTTTGTTTTCACCATAGTTATAGAAAACTGGCAAAGAAAGCAATCCAAAAATAATTCCATAGAGCAGCATCCTTTAATAGCTCTTTCCCGTTATCTTTCTTTGTATACCAAATCCTGAATGGAAATAGCTTCATAAAAACATCATGCAGCTTAACTTTTTAAATTGTTTGACTTTCAAATAACAGTTATGCCTCAAAGAATAGATCACATATATTTGGCAAGTCCCTCAAAAGTTGGGAGGTAGTTTCTCTACTAGATTTCTTTAGCTAAATATTCGATATAATTTTTCAAAGTAAAACCATGAGAATCATCATTACCTTTTACACACTCAATATCATCAATAAGGTCTAAATCATGTCCCGCCATTAGCTCCTTAACTCTGGCATTAAACCAATCCTTGAGGGGTTTCTCTATTGCACCTTTTTGATGTTGAGACCATAAATAAGTATCAAAAGCTTTTACAGCATCCTCTCTGCTCCACTTTGGTAGACCAAGGAAATGATTTTTAACAGGACAATCTTTCCTATTGATGTAGTGCTTTTTAGCAGTCTTAGAAATTCCTCTTACGTACCGTTCTCCTGCATTTGTATTTTTAACTAACAACTGACCTGCTGTATTTTCATCTTTAACTTGAACCTCTCTTCTAAGATCCTTTTTACCTAAGACTTGTATTGGGTCCATAACTAGTTAGCTTTTTTTAGGATGACTTAATTTCGATCGAAAATCATTGAATACATTTTTCCAGTAATTAATCACAAAATAAGGAATAGGTTTATTTAGGGGCATTTGTAAAGAGTGATACAAACATTATTTCTAGCAGCTAACCAATGTGAGACAGAATTTGTTTCACTTCCTCACCATGAACAAATTTGATTTCGCCTGAATCAATGTTTGCGACTTGAAAAAGTGGGGGGGGATCTGGGTCTATTGGTCCTCCAACAAATGAGAGAACTTTTGCAATCTCATCTTCTCCAACAAGAACAGTATCTGAAGGTTTAACTATTAGAAATTCAGGCTCATTCATCTTTTTCTTTTTTCCCGTTTTTGATTAATGGGTTTTTTGGAAACAAGAAGGTGATTAATCGACCAAAGAAAAAACTTCCTAATAAAACGAAGCCACCGCCACCAACATAGATAAGCATGTTTTCTTGTGTAGAGGATGCTAAGTTTGGAATCATTCTTTTTTTAATTTTCTTGCTATTAAAACAAAAGATAATGCCGCTGATATAAGAACAATATCAATAATCAAGTGATAGTTGATATCCATTCCTATTTAAGAAAAGGAAGAAATTTGCTGAAAGTTACAGGAAATGATCCAACGACCAAAGCCAATAATCCAAGAACAACAGCCACGATCGCAGCATCTACTAAGAGATCTTTCCAGTTGTATTTCATAAACCCATAATATTGCTTTCAGTGTTGAATTTTTATTGGCTTAAAGACGAATTGTCACGACTGAGATAAATACTGCATCACAGTCTAACTTACTTTCGATTCTGTACCCATAGTGATTTCTTATAGCAAGAACCTATGATGATCCCCCATGCCATCAAGTGGGTAGTCGTTTTCAAACTGTTCAACAACTTTAGTTGAAACATTAAATTTACTAATTAAGATAGAGATCCTTTTGTTAATCAAACGAGCAATGAAAGCCATGAAACTTTTCAAATTGTGTTCGTTATAACGTCAAGCTAGACAGTTTCAAGTAGTTAATACGGAAAAGAAGTTTTAAATATCTATAACAAAAAAGTGCCTAAGGGTTTCTCAACCATTATTTGTTAATGGACTATTTACTAGACGAGTGTTATACATATTTTTGGACGAGCTTCGACACTCTTGCGTAATTTGTTTTTCTCTATCGACATTATTACTGACAGGTTGCACTAATACTGGAGGTGGAGGGAACTTTCCATTTGGTTGGAATCCATCTTTGCCTGGTCAGCCAGGAACTTTCACTTGTGATGGTGCTTCTCGTCAATATGCTTAATTCTATTGCGAGACAGGTGAGCACCCCAATATGTGTGATCGCTAGGGAGTGGTCTATGACTTAATCAATTGATAACCTTTCACGAGGTTATATAGCCCCCAACCAAAAGCTCCAAGTACAAGGCCATAAAAAACAAATGGAACAATTGGATTTTTATACAAAAAAGACCTAACTTTTTTTTGAATGTTTTCTTTATCAAGCACGGGCAACTTTAACTCAACAGGTTTTTCTCTTGGAGGGAGTCCCAATTCTTTTCTTCTTTTAGCTTCTCCCATAAAAAAGAGGGCGTAATACTCTAAAGATAAATCGAAGTTGGCCTTTGGCTTATAAAGATTTAGACGGTTTAATAAAAAAAGATCATTCATTAACCATGAGTGAAAAAGTAAAGCAATTGAATATGAGGCCGCATGGGAATCTGTTTTAGATTGCATGGATGTGATGAAAGAAGAGTTCAGTTGGTCAAAAGATGTAATTGCCAAGATGATGAGAGAACTTGCTGAGAAAGTAGAAAGCGAAGAGGAATAAGAATAGACTAAAATTATTCCAACAAGTTAATGACATAGCCTCTGCTGACAACTGCTGGCTCAGGTGTAAGAAGTAAACAGGTCTCCCCTAAAAGGAGGTTTTTTAATGATGATATGAATCACAATCGTATTTAAGAATCAAACTTTTTGTGCAAGAAATATAAAAGTAAACTTATAACTCATAAAGATTCCCATGACATGGGTTCTCTTCTACTTTAGATTACGTTATTGACCTAAAAAAACTATAACAATAGATATAGCTGATAAATCCAATGTGCGAAGTGACACTGTTCTGATTTTTCTTTAACTGGTAATCGATTTAATTGCTAAGAAAATATCTCTTAAACTTACGGGAATAAAAAACAATAAAGGCATATTAACCAAAATAGATATGGATATTTTCCTTTGATTTTGAAGGATTGAGTTTAAAATAAGGACTAGTAAACTTGAATTTAGAATTAAAATAAATAAGTTACTAGCCAAAATAAAATGTTTACCTTCGCCGATTAAATTGATAAATACTATATAAAATACTAAAAGAAAGTAAGCTGCTATCGTTGATTGAAATGAAGTAAGTAATTTCAATCCATAAAAGCTTTTTTTAGGTATCTTTATATTCATAATTGAGATGAGATTATGATTATTAAATTAAAAAATAAATAAAAAAAATTGGACATAAGAAAAAATTCTAATGTCCAATTTTTTATTCTTAGTATTTATGTTTATTGAACTACCAAGTACCAGTACCAGCAGTCGCATCAGTAATAGTACATCCTAAAGCTCTGTTAGCGCTGCCTTCATTAGATCCTTGAGTACACGTTTTAGCTCCAGTTCCAGCGTCATATCTAAATTGAGCTAGATCTGTTGCGGCTGGGTTGCCACTTGCAACACCAGTTAATTGATAGACATCGTTGTTATTGCAAGTATTCGTTGCATCTGCTGGAGCTTCTGCTACGGCCGCATAACCATTTGGAGCATAGGTTGCAGGTACGTAAACTTGATTATTAGGGTCAGAATCTAGAATTCTAACTGCACATTCCTTGACTAAGTTAGCAAGGGTAGTTTTGGCTCCTGCGACTCTAGCTTCTGCATTCAGACTCGTAAAAGATGGGATAGCAATTGCAGCAAGAATAGCTAGAACAGCTACAACAACAACTAGTTCAATAAGTGAGAAGCCTTTCTCACCTGGTTTTTTACTTAAAACTTTTTTAGCGTGAGGGCTATTGAGATAAAGCTGAAAAGCAAGCATTGCTAGAAAAAAATTAGCTTATATATATTAACTATACTATAAAACTATTATAAGTCATTACGTAAAATGCCATTTAACTCATTTGATAGTTATGCGGGTCTCATGAATAATAATTCGTTCTTAGGTCTCTAATGAATTTGTTTTTTTTAGGAGTATTCGGCTTGTGTGTCGGCAGTTTTCTAAATGTAATTCTTTATCGCATGCCAAAGAATGAATCCATAGTAAAGCCTAGAAGTGCTTGTCCTAGTTGTAAAACTAAATTGTCTTTTATAGAATTGATTCCAGTTATTAGTTGGCTTATTCAACTTGGAAAATGTAGACATTGTAAAGCCAAGATTAGTATAACTTATCCATCAATAGAAATCATTACATCAGTGTTATTTATAATGGCAATATTTTCAAAACCAACAATTCAAATCATTGACAATCAACTTATTCTTATCATTGCAGGATGCATGTTATATTCTATTATAATAATCTTAACTATATTTGATATAAAATTTTTCTGGTTACCTGATACTTTAACATTCTTAGGCATTTCAATTGGGATTTTCATTAACATTTTACCATCTATTATATATCTTGATTACAATAAACTAATAACCCCCCTTAGTTATTTATTTTACTCAATTTCTGCATATTTTATTATTGCCTTTGTTGCTTTTTTATTGAAAAAGATTTTGAATAAACCAGCTATGGGGCTTGGAGATGCAAAGCTATCAGCAATGGTGTCTTCATGGTTAGGCTTAGAGGGGCTTGAATTAGTTCTAATGCTAACAATATTGACCAGTGGATTGTATAGCACATTAGGGTTGTTATTAGGTGTTTACAAGAGAGGAAGTGTAATTCCTCTTGGCAGCTTTATCTGCCTGAGTTTTGGAGCGGTTTGGTTCTTAGGTAATAATTTCTTTCTAGATATTTTAGATAGATTCCTCTGGTGGAGATATCTTTAGACAACTATCGCAAACTAGAAGAAATAGTCGAAGTATAAAATTTAAGCTAAAATTAGAATTGATTATCTTTCAAAATAAATTGACAGCAATAAATCATAGAATAATAAATACAACTTTGCTTGCATTCACTGTTGTACTTGCAGGATGCTCCAAGCCTCCCGCTCGTATAGCTCAAACGGTTTTACCACCTCCAAGCGCCATTGAGAGCATTCAGGTTCCAGTCGAAAATAAACCAATAGACCTTGATTTACTTCCTTCAAAAGAGGAAGTAAATCAAGGAATTCTCTCAGGTAGAAATGATCCTTTCTCCTCGCCTTTAAGTCTAGATGCCCCTCTTGGATTTCAATTAAAAGGAATTATTGGATCTATTAATTATAAATTAGCCTATGTAGAGTATTACGATAAGGCAGGTATTCTAAGATTAGGAGATACTGGAGGCACTCAAACTAATTTGCTTCCCAAGGGATGGATAGTGAAAGATATAGATATTGAAAACGGATCATTGCATTTAACAAGTAGAGGGATAGATGCAATAATTAAATTATGAGATTACTTTATGATCTATAATGAATTTTTATCCAATTTCTTTTTTAATAACTTTATTTACTGCTATGGTAAATATTGATTAATAAAAATATTTGCTTTTTAGAAAATTCTTGATTGATGGAAGACTAAATGAAAAGTCAAAAATCAAAAAATCAATCCATAAATAATTCAGGATTTACGATCCTAGAACTCTCCGTTGTTGTTGCGATTTTAAGTGCTCTAGCGTCTATATCAATACCAATCGTTTTTGACACAATTAAATTAGCTAGAATTGATGAGGCTAAATCCATATTGAATAATGCTTTAGCAGATTGTTTTCAGTCAATTAGAACTGGAGACTCACTATCTGGATTATCTCCATCAAGCAATGTTATTTCTGATAAGAGAATTTCATCTACTGGTTATAAAATCAAATCCACAGATACAACTTGTTCAAGCTTTTTCTTAACC
The sequence above is drawn from the Prochlorococcus marinus str. MIT 1013 genome and encodes:
- a CDS encoding DUF3104 domain-containing protein; the protein is MNEPEFLIVKPSDTVLVGEDEIAKVLSFVGGPIDPDPPPLFQVANIDSGEIKFVHGEEVKQILSHIG
- a CDS encoding prepilin peptidase; the encoded protein is MNLFFLGVFGLCVGSFLNVILYRMPKNESIVKPRSACPSCKTKLSFIELIPVISWLIQLGKCRHCKAKISITYPSIEIITSVLFIMAIFSKPTIQIIDNQLILIIAGCMLYSIIIILTIFDIKFFWLPDTLTFLGISIGIFINILPSIIYLDYNKLITPLSYLFYSISAYFIIAFVAFLLKKILNKPAMGLGDAKLSAMVSSWLGLEGLELVLMLTILTSGLYSTLGLLLGVYKRGSVIPLGSFICLSFGAVWFLGNNFFLDILDRFLWWRYL
- a CDS encoding DUF2839 domain-containing protein; its protein translation is MQSKTDSHAASYSIALLFHSWLMNDLFLLNRLNLYKPKANFDLSLEYYALFFMGEAKRRKELGLPPREKPVELKLPVLDKENIQKKVRSFLYKNPIVPFVFYGLVLGAFGWGLYNLVKGYQLIKS
- a CDS encoding prepilin-type N-terminal cleavage/methylation domain-containing protein; translated protein: MLAFQLYLNSPHAKKVLSKKPGEKGFSLIELVVVVAVLAILAAIAIPSFTSLNAEARVAGAKTTLANLVKECAVRILDSDPNNQVYVPATYAPNGYAAVAEAPADATNTCNNNDVYQLTGVASGNPAATDLAQFRYDAGTGAKTCTQGSNEGSANRALGCTITDATAGTGTW